CGCCGAGGCCGTTATCACTTTTGTGCGAGGTGACGTATCGCTGCAATCTGCAGTGCCCGTACTGCTACAACCCGTTGGCGCTGCGGGAGTATCGCGACGAGCTCGAGACCGAGCAGTGGTGCGACGTGCTCGGGCAGGCGGCCGCGCTCGGCGTCGTTCAGGCACACTTCTCGGGCGGCGAGCCGACGCTGCGGCGCGACCTCGCGGCGATCGTCGCGTGCGCGTCCGGCGCGGGCCTGTATACGAACCTGATCACGCAGGGCACGTTCCTGGACGACTCCATGCTAGACGAGCTGCTCGCGAGCGGACTCGACCACGTGCAGATCAGCGTCCAGGCACCCGAGGCCGCCCTCGCGGATCGCATCGCCGGCGCGACGGCGCACGAGCGCAAGCTGGACGCGCTGCGGCGCGCGCTGCAGCGCGACGTCGCCGTCACGCTCAACTGCGTGCTGCACCGGCTCAACCACGATGCGATCGGCGACGTGATCGCGCTCGCGCAGGAGCTCGGCGTCCGCCGCCTGGAGCTCGCCAACGTACAGTTTTACGGATGGGCGTATCGCAATCGCCTGGCATTGATGCCGACGCGCGAGCAGGTCGAGCGCGGCGAGGCCGCCGTCGCGGCGGCGCGCCAGCGCCTGCGTGGCGCGATGGAGATCGTCTACGTGCTGCCGGATTACTTCGACGAGTTTCCTAAGCCGTGCATGAACGGCTGGGGACGACAGTTCATGACCGTTACGCCGAACGGCACCGTGTTGCCGTGTCCGGCGGCGGCGGCGATCCGCACGCTGCGCTTCGAAAACGTGCGCGAGCGCGCGCTCGGCGAGATCTGGGGCGAGTCGGATTCGTTCCGCTGCTACCGCGGTACCGGCTGGATGCCCGAGCCGTGCCGCTCCTGCGAGCGTCGCGAGATCGACTGGGGCGGCTGCCGCTGCCAGGCGTTCTTGCTCACCGGCGATGCCGGCGTCACCGACCCGGTCTGCTCGCTGAGCTCCGATCATC
The sequence above is drawn from the Candidatus Binatia bacterium genome and encodes:
- the pqqE gene encoding pyrroloquinoline quinone biosynthesis protein PqqE, coding for MIAPRPLSLLCEVTYRCNLQCPYCYNPLALREYRDELETEQWCDVLGQAAALGVVQAHFSGGEPTLRRDLAAIVACASGAGLYTNLITQGTFLDDSMLDELLASGLDHVQISVQAPEAALADRIAGATAHERKLDALRRALQRDVAVTLNCVLHRLNHDAIGDVIALAQELGVRRLELANVQFYGWAYRNRLALMPTREQVERGEAAVAAARQRLRGAMEIVYVLPDYFDEFPKPCMNGWGRQFMTVTPNGTVLPCPAAAAIRTLRFENVRERALGEIWGESDSFRCYRGTGWMPEPCRSCERREIDWGGCRCQAFLLTGDAGVTDPVCSLSSDHHLVAALRHGTQERKLVARRA